In candidate division WOR-3 bacterium, the following are encoded in one genomic region:
- a CDS encoding GNAT family N-acetyltransferase, with the protein MGLGDLPIIRAIGDFFRSAFIREKPFVWEPGRIGPKFDWLDHTHILIREGPLANKEMEIITEIFPNKANVFVSMDGEKIGRAYIERDPPGVGVILWDIAVKEGYRRKGIASIMTYVIFRELLSIQKSAFFKIRMMRLMKPAEKNIELQNVGIGVIGNRLGFTPEFNLDRLLRPDNIVSLEVLPAKGEFPPSFKIVIKTFPLVLIAFVLDTDTLKPVDDFRTYVQLTKDESTIYNWVRRGLIVVGNGNYWLRRNGIDQFVNHLATDEWEARDFRRKVRPV; encoded by the coding sequence ATGGGACTGGGTGATTTACCGATTATCCGGGCAATTGGCGATTTTTTCCGGTCGGCGTTTATCCGGGAGAAGCCGTTTGTCTGGGAGCCGGGGAGAATCGGGCCAAAATTTGACTGGCTGGATCATACTCATATCCTGATCCGTGAAGGTCCGCTGGCAAATAAGGAGATGGAGATCATTACCGAAATTTTCCCGAATAAGGCGAATGTGTTTGTTTCCATGGATGGCGAGAAGATCGGCCGGGCCTATATCGAGCGGGATCCACCCGGGGTTGGCGTGATCCTCTGGGACATTGCGGTCAAGGAAGGCTACCGGCGCAAGGGAATCGCCTCAATCATGACCTATGTGATCTTCCGGGAGCTGCTTTCAATTCAGAAGTCCGCATTCTTCAAAATCCGGATGATGCGGCTGATGAAGCCGGCGGAGAAAAACATTGAGCTGCAGAATGTTGGGATCGGGGTAATCGGCAACCGGCTGGGTTTCACCCCGGAGTTCAATCTTGACCGGCTGCTGAGGCCGGACAACATCGTCAGCCTGGAGGTGCTGCCGGCAAAGGGTGAATTCCCCCCCAGTTTCAAGATTGTAATCAAGACCTTTCCGCTCGTGCTGATCGCATTTGTTCTGGACACGGATACGCTGAAACCGGTGGACGATTTCCGGACCTATGTTCAGCTGACCAAGGATGAGTCAACAATTTACAACTGGGTGCGCCGGGGACTGATTGTCGTCGGCAACGGCAACTACTGGTTGCGCCGTAACGGCATCGACCAGTTTGTGAATCACCTGGCGACCGATGAGTGGGAAGCCCGGGATTTCCGGCGCAAGGTCCGGCCGGTATGA
- a CDS encoding thiamine-phosphate synthase family protein translates to MSEPDVIIQKLNQAVQLIEDCAEFVPLIPEVRTNIVFARADASTPADVAAVDGRITVVNSRPKAAGPVRFGASDHLARFVLELRRFDPEVRSAVNFRWNERIRMLVEKWAGEHGFRIGVIDRTREPEELLGKDRMSAPWKVEQVLQSTGGIVPEIVSETAGWGKEPMFILLGPEPVVVARRLVDIARIYHQSV, encoded by the coding sequence ATGTCCGAACCTGATGTAATAATTCAAAAGTTAAATCAGGCGGTGCAGCTGATTGAGGACTGTGCTGAGTTTGTTCCGCTTATTCCGGAAGTCCGGACGAATATCGTTTTTGCCCGGGCTGATGCCAGCACCCCAGCTGATGTTGCAGCGGTTGATGGCAGAATTACCGTGGTCAACAGTCGCCCGAAGGCAGCCGGTCCGGTCCGGTTTGGGGCTTCGGATCATCTTGCCCGTTTTGTCCTGGAGCTGCGCCGTTTTGACCCTGAAGTGCGTTCAGCAGTGAATTTCCGCTGGAACGAGCGGATCAGAATGCTGGTGGAAAAATGGGCAGGAGAGCACGGGTTCAGAATCGGGGTAATTGACCGGACGAGAGAGCCGGAGGAGCTTCTGGGCAAAGATCGGATGTCCGCACCCTGGAAGGTGGAGCAGGTTCTGCAGTCAACCGGCGGTATCGTGCCGGAAATTGTGAGTGAGACCGCCGGGTGGGGCAAGGAGCCGATGTTCATTCTGCTGGGACCCGAGCCGGTCGTTGTTGCCCGGCGGCTCGTGGATATCGCCCGGATTTACCATCAGTCGGTATAA
- a CDS encoding SpoIVB peptidase S55 domain-containing protein, whose protein sequence is MACRAVYPALPIMPVDSLKPGMKGTGYSVFSGTKPEPFQVEIIDVMHRTTPRGDIILARLSGAGLEQTGVIAGMSGSPVYIDGRLVGAVAYAWAFAKEPIAGITPAGEMLKIWELPDTVKTGAVRPLGSGYRSELNLPAVPLALSGFSSRLEALVAPVLSRHGLVPVAGGIAGGDDTAELVPGGAVGVALIDGDVRAAAIGTITARDGNRILAFGHPMFLAGAVRLPLTGGRIHSVLPSLNISAKLFSPSKPVGVVNQDRLTGISGIIGPEAPMIPVRVHIQSPVTDDSYRFRVADHEQLTPDFLPVGLIQTVLQTEGMMEDYALETRVQLVFERQGRNRVEVRHLFSGTEPLSQMMEKFSAELALLFGNPIEPVSLRAVEAELKFHPGRRICQLISARSERSRVQPGDTFGILLRLRDYRGEETEKRVTLTVPPAASPGPLTLTLTSRDDFLNQELGDAGELAQPKTLDGLLRLLGESGREDELVIAGYVRKPGLRLDNQAELPQAPPSIQRVLGVPRSLGEVRPVPASRLFKTIVPLERVVIGSATIEVEVK, encoded by the coding sequence ATGGCTTGCCGAGCTGTTTATCCGGCACTGCCGATCATGCCGGTGGATTCGCTCAAGCCGGGAATGAAGGGTACAGGGTATTCAGTGTTTTCCGGTACCAAGCCCGAGCCGTTTCAGGTGGAGATTATTGATGTCATGCACCGGACTACGCCCCGGGGTGATATCATTCTTGCCCGGCTTTCCGGTGCCGGGCTGGAGCAGACCGGTGTGATTGCCGGCATGTCGGGCAGTCCGGTGTATATCGACGGCCGGCTGGTGGGGGCGGTTGCCTATGCCTGGGCGTTTGCCAAGGAGCCGATTGCCGGTATTACCCCGGCGGGCGAGATGCTGAAGATCTGGGAACTGCCGGATACGGTGAAAACCGGTGCGGTCCGACCGCTCGGTTCCGGTTACCGTTCAGAGCTGAATCTGCCTGCGGTACCGCTTGCACTCTCGGGTTTTTCTTCCCGGCTGGAGGCACTGGTGGCACCAGTGCTCAGCCGGCATGGACTGGTGCCGGTTGCCGGCGGGATTGCCGGCGGTGATGATACTGCGGAGCTGGTGCCGGGCGGAGCGGTGGGGGTGGCGCTGATTGATGGTGATGTCCGGGCAGCAGCGATCGGCACAATCACCGCCCGGGATGGCAACCGGATCTTAGCCTTCGGTCATCCGATGTTTCTTGCCGGTGCGGTCCGACTGCCGCTGACCGGTGGCAGAATTCATTCGGTTCTGCCTTCACTGAACATTTCCGCAAAGCTGTTTTCGCCGTCAAAACCGGTAGGTGTAGTCAATCAGGACCGGCTGACCGGAATCAGCGGTATCATCGGACCGGAAGCACCGATGATTCCAGTGCGGGTACATATTCAATCTCCGGTTACCGATGACTCCTACCGGTTCCGGGTTGCGGACCATGAGCAGCTCACCCCGGATTTTCTGCCGGTCGGGCTGATTCAGACGGTGCTGCAGACTGAGGGCATGATGGAGGATTATGCGCTTGAGACCCGGGTGCAGCTGGTTTTCGAGCGGCAGGGCAGAAACCGGGTGGAAGTCCGCCATCTGTTCAGCGGGACCGAACCGCTTTCCCAGATGATGGAAAAGTTCAGTGCCGAGCTGGCACTGCTGTTCGGAAATCCGATTGAGCCGGTAAGTCTGCGCGCGGTTGAAGCAGAACTTAAATTTCACCCGGGCCGGCGCATCTGCCAGCTGATTTCCGCCCGGTCGGAGCGGAGCCGGGTGCAGCCAGGCGATACATTCGGCATCCTTCTCCGGCTGCGTGACTACCGCGGCGAGGAGACGGAAAAAAGGGTGACGCTGACAGTACCACCCGCAGCATCGCCGGGTCCGCTCACGCTGACGCTCACCAGCCGGGACGATTTTCTGAATCAGGAGCTGGGTGATGCGGGTGAGTTAGCCCAGCCGAAAACTCTCGACGGACTGCTGAGGCTATTGGGGGAATCGGGACGGGAGGATGAGCTGGTGATTGCCGGCTATGTCCGGAAACCGGGTTTGAGACTTGATAATCAGGCGGAGCTGCCGCAGGCGCCGCCGTCAATTCAGCGGGTGCTCGGTGTGCCCCGTTCGCTCGGCGAGGTCCGGCCTGTTCCGGCAAGCCGGCTGTTCAAAACGATCGTGCCGCTGGAACGGGTGGTCATCGGTTCGGCAACCATCGAAGTGGAGGTCAAATGA
- a CDS encoding PQQ-binding-like beta-propeller repeat protein, whose translation MKPVGLMVLFYTQLMAAVWTFMPDESLFPRIDEIELQNVYLPAEGEIRLSSAVEPLTQLEDAVIWSIAPDRSGNLYIGTGNQSRLYRFNLQRRQLVPVFSGEEGQILAVLVQDNQVYFGTSPQGIVWRLLPDGKSDTFVNTGEVYIHSLISGPGRAILCATGPNGRLYLIGPEGRTKTVFTAPSAHITTLSWLRPGEELLAGTAPAGTLYRLRLAPDGSLTSAAVLYDTPLEEVRAVTVRGRQIYLAANPGTESQSGGQPTVYALNSEGLVRWQWQCPESTIFSLVSFGDRLLVFTGNRGLIYALDTLGRAGVLARMEEPQLLVTAVRDRELYFGTGNPAAVYRLTSSYADSGYFTSPVYDCQTVARFGRMVPRLHTPAGTEVGFETRSGNAEEPDSLWSSWMPVRERVVSPPARFIQWRAKFATSYRAATPALERVDLYYQPVNRTPVISRLDISTPAENEVRRGNAQPRRQITFDVSDPDGDSLLYQLLLRPEGGADWLVLKGELTESRYELDTRTLPDGWYRIKVIVSDAPDHGADEAQTAERESPPFLIDNTPPVISEIRISGNRAQWTVTDATSPLAACRIAVNSGSWVPVIPEDTIFDGLSERFSSAVELKPGLNTVAVWAVDGQGNVAVRQLTVNR comes from the coding sequence ATGAAACCGGTTGGGCTGATGGTATTATTTTACACGCAGTTAATGGCTGCGGTCTGGACATTTATGCCGGATGAGAGTCTGTTTCCGCGGATAGACGAGATTGAGTTGCAAAATGTCTATCTGCCGGCTGAAGGTGAGATTCGCTTAAGCAGTGCGGTGGAGCCGCTTACTCAGCTGGAGGATGCGGTTATCTGGAGTATCGCTCCGGACCGCAGCGGTAATCTGTATATCGGCACCGGTAACCAGAGCCGGCTTTACCGGTTCAATCTCCAGCGGCGCCAGCTGGTGCCGGTTTTCTCCGGTGAGGAGGGGCAGATATTGGCAGTGCTGGTGCAGGATAATCAGGTGTACTTTGGCACTTCACCGCAGGGAATCGTCTGGCGCCTGCTTCCGGATGGCAAAAGTGATACCTTCGTCAATACCGGTGAGGTTTATATTCACAGCCTGATCTCCGGTCCCGGGAGAGCAATTCTCTGCGCTACCGGTCCGAACGGCCGGCTTTACCTGATCGGGCCCGAGGGAAGAACGAAAACGGTGTTTACCGCACCATCCGCTCACATCACCACCCTCAGCTGGCTCAGGCCCGGAGAGGAGCTGCTCGCCGGCACCGCACCCGCCGGCACACTTTACCGGTTGCGACTGGCACCGGATGGCAGCCTCACCAGCGCCGCGGTGCTCTACGACACGCCGCTGGAGGAGGTCCGGGCGGTGACGGTCAGGGGCAGACAGATTTATCTGGCAGCAAACCCCGGAACTGAGAGTCAGAGCGGTGGTCAGCCCACAGTTTATGCGCTCAATTCCGAGGGGCTGGTCCGGTGGCAGTGGCAGTGTCCGGAGTCAACCATATTCAGCCTGGTGAGCTTTGGCGACCGGCTGCTGGTTTTCACCGGTAACCGCGGGCTGATTTATGCACTGGACACACTGGGCAGAGCAGGGGTCCTTGCCCGGATGGAGGAGCCCCAGCTGCTGGTGACTGCGGTCCGCGATCGGGAACTTTACTTCGGCACCGGCAATCCGGCGGCAGTTTACCGGTTAACTTCCAGCTATGCCGATTCCGGTTATTTCACCAGTCCGGTATATGACTGTCAGACGGTGGCGCGGTTCGGCAGAATGGTGCCGCGGCTGCACACCCCGGCTGGAACCGAAGTCGGCTTCGAGACCCGTTCCGGGAATGCCGAAGAGCCGGATTCACTCTGGAGCAGCTGGATGCCGGTGCGGGAACGGGTAGTTTCGCCACCGGCGCGGTTCATCCAGTGGCGGGCAAAATTTGCTACCAGTTACCGCGCGGCAACACCGGCGCTGGAGCGGGTTGATCTTTATTATCAACCGGTCAACCGGACACCGGTCATCAGCCGGCTTGATATCAGCACACCGGCAGAAAATGAGGTCCGGCGTGGTAACGCTCAGCCGAGACGGCAGATCACCTTTGATGTTTCCGATCCGGATGGCGATTCACTGCTTTATCAATTGCTGCTCAGACCGGAAGGCGGAGCGGACTGGCTGGTTTTGAAGGGAGAGTTGACCGAGAGTCGTTATGAGCTTGACACCAGGACGCTGCCCGACGGCTGGTACCGGATTAAGGTTATTGTCTCGGATGCACCGGATCACGGTGCTGATGAGGCGCAGACAGCAGAAAGGGAGAGTCCGCCGTTTCTCATTGACAATACACCGCCAGTGATTTCCGAGATCAGAATTTCCGGCAACCGGGCGCAGTGGACCGTGACCGATGCCACATCACCGCTTGCCGCCTGCCGGATTGCGGTCAATTCCGGGTCCTGGGTACCGGTGATACCGGAGGACACGATCTTTGACGGATTGAGCGAGCGGTTCTCGAGTGCGGTGGAGTTGAAGCCCGGATTGAATACGGTGGCGGTCTGGGCGGTTGACGGCCAGGGGAATGTTGCCGTCCGCCAGCTGACGGTCAACCGTTAA
- the surE gene encoding 5'/3'-nucleotidase SurE, producing the protein MERPLLVLTNDDGIDAPGIKDLFTATRGLGRRFVVAPATNQSAASHSFSLRKPLVVQRRKPGWYAVAGTPTDCVLIAHHGIFRRSIDLVVSGINDSPNLGDDVLYSGTVAAAIEAALLGIPAIALSYLRTGENLPAIRRLLFVLVPLLLDGLLPHKCLLNINIPAGEIRGIRVTRLGHRIYRDMAIRKRLPDGGLCYTIDGEMDFKATRGSDFEAVYAGFISVTPLHLDMTHHYEVRRLERAFKKLDWFNG; encoded by the coding sequence ATGGAAAGACCGCTTCTCGTCCTGACCAATGACGACGGCATTGATGCCCCGGGAATAAAGGACCTTTTTACCGCCACCCGGGGTCTGGGCAGAAGGTTTGTGGTCGCACCGGCAACCAACCAGTCGGCTGCCAGCCACTCCTTCAGCCTGCGCAAACCGCTCGTGGTCCAGCGGCGCAAACCCGGCTGGTATGCGGTTGCCGGCACTCCGACCGACTGCGTCCTCATCGCCCACCACGGCATCTTCCGGAGGTCGATTGACCTGGTAGTCTCCGGAATCAACGACAGCCCGAACCTCGGTGATGATGTCCTCTATTCCGGCACAGTTGCCGCTGCCATCGAGGCTGCCCTGCTCGGCATTCCGGCAATCGCCCTGTCCTATCTCCGTACCGGCGAGAACCTGCCCGCCATCCGCCGGCTGCTTTTTGTCCTGGTACCGCTTTTACTTGACGGACTTCTGCCTCATAAGTGCCTGCTCAATATCAACATTCCGGCAGGAGAGATCAGGGGGATCAGGGTGACACGCCTGGGACACCGGATTTACCGTGATATGGCAATTCGCAAGCGACTGCCCGATGGCGGCCTGTGCTACACGATTGACGGTGAAATGGACTTCAAGGCGACCCGGGGCTCAGATTTTGAAGCGGTCTATGCCGGGTTTATCTCCGTAACCCCGCTCCATCTTGACATGACCCATCATTACGAGGTCCGCCGGCTGGAGCGGGCATTCAAGAAGCTGGACTGGTTTAACGGTTGA
- a CDS encoding T9SS type A sorting domain-containing protein — MGQTVTPARFGFALTPNPLVKGYGLLSYSVPQAGAARVKVFDVTGRTVAEFGFVAQGTGTRSLDLRQLSAGIYLVKFEAAGQSASQKLIVQ, encoded by the coding sequence ATGGGTCAGACGGTGACGCCGGCACGGTTCGGCTTTGCGCTGACGCCCAATCCGCTGGTGAAGGGCTATGGTCTGCTCTCCTACAGTGTGCCGCAGGCGGGTGCGGCGCGGGTGAAGGTGTTTGATGTCACGGGTCGGACGGTTGCGGAGTTCGGCTTTGTGGCGCAGGGCACCGGTACCCGGAGCCTGGATCTGCGGCAGCTGTCTGCTGGCATCTACCTCGTGAAGTTCGAGGCGGCAGGACAGAGCGCAAGCCAGAAGCTCATCGTCCAGTAG
- a CDS encoding PQQ-binding-like beta-propeller repeat protein, with amino-acid sequence MKSKNMLPLVAAAVILALLGLGCPKSKAPSTPVIASAPESTWINATTPVRVFCTAPGNKDVRYVVDLGQPDNRMDTSDVTTSGDTTYIYPKWTQTGTFSFKVAAYLDEDPTKISEFSESKSIRVLPNSPPQLVWFSVPPMSAKNVETEFKASAVDPENDSIEFYFDFGDGTKKWFTDQRVASGETVTVYHKYDQVDTFWVKIKARDWKRSESDPDSSKIIIGLAGRVLWAFVGPTEDSEPPVASPVIVDTLIYTYCEDGYIYSVRMGSGRKQSQASSPRGTDPDDYYYNGHPAYCQSTGHIIIGSDDAFLYALNASNLNRAWSWSPTDTVNPGWGTPAINGDKIYIASDADTLYYLQDAVSSCSRLGAYALPAPVSGAPVIDRSGNVIVALENGMLYRFTPTLALDTVLTIRQGTALTSPVLDEAGVIYVGDDSGYVTAVNENGSIRWTQMVDPAGISGMAVGVTRLYVGTGLGKLVALNLADGQTAWTNTTCPNSVVGSPALAANGYLYFMDDDDNLYCISQTDGAWIWTAQCFLQVGGRARHSGPRRLEVGSNPSLTIAPNGNIIVVGENYMYCVLGYSDGTLHTGAPWPKWQKDLYNTGKK; translated from the coding sequence ATGAAGAGCAAAAACATGTTACCGCTGGTTGCCGCAGCGGTGATCTTGGCACTGCTCGGGCTCGGTTGCCCGAAGTCCAAGGCGCCATCAACGCCGGTGATTGCATCGGCACCGGAATCAACCTGGATTAATGCGACAACACCTGTCCGGGTTTTCTGTACCGCACCCGGTAACAAGGATGTCCGGTATGTGGTTGACCTCGGTCAGCCGGACAACCGGATGGACACCTCAGATGTGACGACGAGCGGTGATACCACCTATATCTATCCGAAATGGACTCAGACCGGCACCTTCTCGTTCAAGGTGGCGGCATATCTGGATGAGGACCCAACCAAGATTTCGGAGTTTTCCGAATCGAAGTCAATCCGGGTGCTGCCGAACAGCCCGCCGCAGCTGGTCTGGTTTAGCGTTCCGCCGATGAGTGCCAAGAATGTGGAAACCGAATTCAAGGCGAGCGCAGTTGATCCGGAAAACGATTCAATTGAGTTCTATTTTGATTTTGGCGACGGCACCAAGAAGTGGTTTACTGACCAGCGGGTTGCTTCCGGTGAGACAGTGACCGTTTATCACAAATATGACCAGGTTGATACTTTCTGGGTGAAGATCAAGGCACGGGACTGGAAGCGTTCGGAGAGCGATCCGGATTCGTCCAAGATCATCATCGGTCTTGCCGGCAGAGTGCTCTGGGCGTTTGTCGGTCCAACTGAGGATTCGGAGCCGCCGGTTGCATCCCCGGTGATTGTGGACACACTGATCTACACCTATTGCGAAGACGGGTATATCTATTCAGTGCGGATGGGCAGCGGCAGGAAGCAATCTCAGGCGAGTTCACCGCGCGGGACTGACCCGGATGACTATTACTACAACGGCCATCCCGCATACTGTCAGTCAACGGGCCATATCATCATCGGTTCGGATGATGCCTTCCTGTATGCGCTCAATGCCTCAAATCTGAACCGGGCATGGAGCTGGAGTCCGACCGACACCGTCAATCCGGGCTGGGGTACGCCAGCGATCAACGGTGACAAGATTTATATCGCCAGCGATGCAGATACGCTTTACTACCTGCAGGATGCGGTCAGCTCCTGCTCGCGTCTGGGTGCCTATGCCCTGCCGGCGCCGGTGAGCGGGGCACCGGTGATTGACCGTTCGGGCAATGTGATCGTTGCCTTGGAGAACGGTATGCTCTACCGGTTTACCCCAACTCTGGCGCTGGATACAGTGCTGACCATCCGGCAGGGCACTGCGCTGACCTCACCGGTGCTGGATGAGGCGGGGGTAATCTATGTTGGTGATGACTCGGGCTATGTAACCGCCGTGAACGAAAATGGTTCGATCCGGTGGACCCAGATGGTTGACCCGGCAGGAATTTCCGGCATGGCGGTTGGTGTTACCCGGCTGTATGTGGGCACCGGACTCGGTAAACTGGTGGCGCTGAATCTGGCTGACGGTCAGACCGCTTGGACCAACACCACCTGCCCGAACAGCGTAGTCGGTTCACCGGCACTGGCAGCCAACGGTTATCTCTACTTCATGGATGATGATGATAACCTCTACTGCATCAGCCAGACCGATGGTGCCTGGATCTGGACCGCACAGTGCTTCCTGCAGGTTGGGGGCAGAGCCCGGCATTCCGGACCACGGCGGCTGGAGGTGGGTTCCAATCCGAGCCTGACGATTGCACCCAATGGTAATATCATTGTGGTCGGCGAGAACTATATGTACTGCGTGCTCGGTTACAGCGATGGCACACTCCATACCGGTGCACCCTGGCCCAAGTGGCAGAAGGACCTCTACAACACCGGTAAGAAATAG
- a CDS encoding glycosyltransferase family 39 protein, which yields MKTDRSLNKPDAVALVLVLAGLVLRILTARGTWLNPDEALNYLIANQPNLTAVYRASLTNPHPPLYFFLLYCWRLLGTSEIFLRLFSVLASGGAIWFFYRWLKRAINSTAGLASTFLFAFLPALVGNGTEVRSYSLMLLLATVSLMLLEQGVQENCWQAMLFAGFFSALAGAAHYSALWFSIAAGIYFLIYVFSRKLNSRVVAAGFTGNLSAGLVYLLLYLTHLKNIRNSPMTRFAVTGWLKENYLQPGENPLVFIGRNTFGFFRYLSGSDVLAIILLVLFISGITTLALSRSGRRQALLIVLPLLLMIAGAVAGLMPYGGTRHSILLGLFATAGIAGLGMVEKPVLKRMLPAGCGLLALLSNLLLSYRGQHISRADNRLDRMHRAIAYLQLKVPPGDTLFTDYQGSALLSYYLADRTQPVEFFGRMTGDFREFDYGGYLVTSIQDWDFNQHRHRFGALVDRLYQHYGWQTDRVLWVFDGGWGMPLMPREEFGRNLSVFAVVPELILPQARAESLLFGAAEQAKELGYHQLRTWLIPSRYTSVRLVEKLRGFGVEVLTYDSLYRLVRQERAQFDLRLPALAFWLFNCYEPHPEFMSYMADGESYIAGDYRFTLLLMDSNREIAVYRLERN from the coding sequence GTGAAAACTGACCGGTCCTTGAACAAACCGGATGCGGTCGCGCTGGTGTTGGTCCTTGCCGGGCTGGTGCTCCGGATTTTGACCGCCCGTGGCACCTGGCTCAATCCCGATGAGGCGCTCAATTACCTGATTGCCAATCAGCCAAATCTGACTGCAGTCTACCGGGCAAGCCTGACCAATCCCCATCCACCGCTTTATTTTTTTCTGCTTTACTGCTGGCGCCTGCTCGGAACATCGGAAATTTTTCTCCGTCTGTTTTCGGTGCTTGCCAGCGGTGGTGCGATCTGGTTTTTTTACCGGTGGCTGAAGCGGGCGATCAATTCAACTGCCGGTCTTGCCAGCACATTTCTTTTTGCCTTTCTGCCGGCACTGGTGGGCAACGGGACTGAGGTCCGTTCCTACAGTCTGATGCTTCTGCTTGCAACTGTCAGTCTGATGCTGCTGGAGCAGGGTGTGCAGGAAAACTGCTGGCAGGCGATGCTGTTTGCCGGTTTTTTCTCCGCACTTGCCGGCGCTGCCCATTATTCGGCACTGTGGTTTTCAATCGCTGCCGGAATTTACTTTCTGATTTATGTTTTCAGCCGGAAACTGAATTCCAGAGTGGTTGCAGCCGGGTTCACCGGTAACCTGAGCGCCGGGCTGGTGTATCTTCTGCTTTATCTGACCCACCTGAAAAATATCCGCAACAGCCCGATGACCCGGTTTGCGGTTACCGGCTGGCTCAAAGAAAATTATCTCCAGCCCGGGGAAAATCCGCTGGTCTTTATCGGCCGGAACACATTCGGTTTCTTCCGCTATCTCAGCGGCTCAGATGTCCTCGCCATTATTCTGCTTGTTCTGTTCATTTCCGGGATTACTACGCTTGCGCTCAGCCGGTCAGGCAGACGGCAGGCACTGCTGATTGTCCTGCCCTTGCTTCTGATGATCGCCGGTGCAGTTGCCGGGCTGATGCCCTATGGCGGGACAAGACACAGCATCCTGCTCGGTCTGTTTGCCACTGCCGGTATTGCCGGTCTGGGTATGGTGGAGAAACCGGTGTTGAAACGGATGTTGCCTGCTGGCTGCGGACTGCTTGCCCTGCTGAGCAATCTCCTGCTCAGTTATCGCGGCCAGCATATCAGCCGGGCTGATAACAGGCTTGACCGCATGCACCGCGCCATCGCCTATCTCCAGCTGAAGGTACCGCCCGGTGACACCCTGTTTACCGACTATCAGGGCAGTGCCCTGCTCAGCTATTATCTGGCAGATCGGACACAGCCGGTTGAGTTCTTCGGCAGAATGACCGGTGATTTCCGGGAGTTTGATTACGGCGGTTATCTGGTGACAAGCATTCAGGACTGGGACTTCAATCAGCACCGGCACCGGTTCGGGGCGCTGGTTGACAGGCTTTATCAGCATTACGGCTGGCAGACGGACCGGGTGCTCTGGGTCTTTGACGGCGGCTGGGGAATGCCGCTGATGCCGCGGGAGGAGTTCGGGAGAAATCTCTCGGTGTTTGCGGTGGTGCCGGAGCTGATCCTGCCGCAAGCCAGGGCGGAAAGTCTGCTGTTTGGAGCTGCCGAGCAGGCAAAGGAGCTGGGTTATCATCAGTTGCGCACCTGGCTCATTCCCTCCCGCTACACCTCGGTCCGGCTGGTTGAAAAGCTTCGTGGTTTCGGAGTAGAGGTGCTGACCTATGATTCTCTCTACCGGCTTGTCCGGCAGGAGCGGGCGCAGTTTGATCTCCGGCTGCCGGCGCTGGCATTCTGGCTGTTCAACTGCTATGAACCTCATCCCGAATTCATGTCCTATATGGCGGACGGCGAAAGCTACATCGCCGGTGATTACCGGTTTACCCTGCTCTTGATGGATTCAAACCGGGAGATTGCGGTTTACCGGCTGGAACGAAATTAG
- a CDS encoding HEAT repeat domain-containing protein gives MSAARIFILIFILIAACVSEFSQRLRQLDSSDPQVRADAVKRLGELGDRRAVPRLITLLKQDTSVIVRFETALALGRLGDKEAIPALAEAAGNDPSPDVMLAATKALGDLGPKAVEPLIALLTSRLAPVRLLAARELGRLRATSAVRPLIERLNDPDPGVRRAAIYALRRIGTAEAMEAVARMLSRPDQELESAAEEALGGAGYEADLEELRQLLRRFR, from the coding sequence GTGTCTGCTGCCAGAATATTTATCCTCATATTCATCCTGATTGCCGCCTGTGTCTCCGAGTTCAGCCAGCGGCTGCGTCAGCTCGATTCATCCGACCCGCAGGTCCGCGCCGACGCCGTAAAAAGGCTCGGCGAACTGGGCGACCGGCGTGCAGTGCCCAGACTGATAACCCTGCTGAAGCAGGACACCTCGGTCATCGTCCGGTTTGAGACTGCGCTGGCGCTGGGAAGACTGGGGGATAAAGAGGCGATTCCGGCTCTGGCTGAGGCGGCAGGAAATGACCCGAGTCCGGATGTGATGCTTGCCGCCACGAAGGCACTGGGGGATCTAGGTCCTAAGGCAGTTGAACCGCTAATTGCACTGCTTACCTCCCGACTGGCACCGGTCCGCCTGCTGGCGGCAAGAGAACTGGGCAGACTGCGTGCCACCAGTGCGGTCAGACCGCTGATTGAGCGTCTCAACGACCCGGACCCGGGTGTGCGCAGGGCGGCGATCTATGCCCTGCGCCGGATAGGCACTGCAGAGGCGATGGAGGCGGTTGCCCGGATGCTTTCCCGTCCGGACCAGGAACTGGAATCGGCTGCTGAGGAGGCGCTCGGCGGTGCCGGCTACGAAGCCGACCTGGAGGAGCTGCGGCAGCTCCTGCGCAGGTTCCGTTGA